From one Humulus lupulus chromosome 8, drHumLupu1.1, whole genome shotgun sequence genomic stretch:
- the LOC133796363 gene encoding TOM1-like protein 6, with protein MLLVRFWLPQCRKVRGMNVAGSIPKELWTLTFLNYLNLGYNFLTGSLSPPTSHQTMGRPQPGYGLPSNASRRLDETMATEIESLSLSSMEAMQNVLELLRDMLQAVNPGDSAAVKDEVIVELAILFRLMHV; from the exons ATGTTGCTGGTCCGATTTTGGTTGCCACAATGCAGGAAAGTTAGGGGAATGAATGTTGCTGGTTCGATTCCAAAAGAGCTATGGACTCTGACCTTCTTAAACTATCT GAATTTGGGCTACAATTTCTTGACAGGCTCTCTTTCACCCCCTACTTCACATCAGACCATGGGTCGTCCTCAACCTGGATATGGACTGCCTAGCAATGCTTCAAGAAGGCTTGATGAAACTATGGCTACAGAAATTGAGAGTTTGAG ctTGTCAAGCATGGAGGCTATGCAGAATGTTCTGGAACTCCTACGTGACATGCTACAGGCAGTAAATCCTGGTGATTCTGCG GCTGTAAAAGATGAAGTAATAGTTGAGCTTGCCATTCTGTTCAGGCTGATGCACGTTTAA
- the LOC133796361 gene encoding peptide deformylase 1A, chloroplastic — MAMETAHRLSFRLLPLLQSEKCLKPGIFNPIFRKSRVPILAHIPQELQLNTIFMTQRTYSRASPSIARAGWLLGLGEKKKTSLPDIVKAGDPVLHEPAKEVELGEIGSDKIQKIIDDMIAAMRKAPGVGLAAPQIGVPLRIVVLEDTKEYIGYAPKDETKAQDRRPFDLLVIINPKLKKKSNRTAMFFEGCLSVDGFRAMVERCLDVEVAGLDRYGNPIKIDASGWQARILQHECDHLEGTIYVDTMVPRTFRTVENLDLPLADGCPKLGVR; from the exons ATGGCTATGGAGACTGCCCACCGACTCTCATTCCGTCTCCTTCCACTACTTCAATCTGAAAAGTGCCTAAAACCCGGCATTTTTAACCCGATATTCAGAAAATCCCGAGTACCCATCTTGGCTCATATTCCCCAGGAACTGCAATTAAATACAATCTTCATGACCCAGAGAACTTACAGTCGTGCGTCCCCATCAATTGCCAGAGCAGGTTGGCTTTTGGGTCTTGgagaaaagaagaagacaagCTTGCCCGATATAGTTAAAGCGGGTGACCCGGTTTTGCACGAACCGGCGAAAGAAGTTGAGCTCGGAGAAATTGGGTCAGATAAGATTCAGAAGATAATTGATGATATGATTGCGGCAATGAGGAAGGCTCCTGGAGTTGGTCTTGCGGCTCCACAGATTGGAGTACCCTTAAGG ATAGTAGTTTTGGAAGATACAAAGGAATACATTGGTTATGCACCCAAGGACGAGACTAAAGCACAAGACAGACGCCCTTTTGATCTTCTG GTGATTATTAACCCGAAGCTGAAAAAGAAAAGCAACAGGACTGCAATGTTTTTTGAAGGGTGCTTAAG TGTCGATGGATTTAGAGCGATGGTGGAGAGATGCCTTGATGTTGAAGTTGCTGGCTTAGACCGTTATGGCAACCCCATCAAAATAGATGCTTCAGGCTGGCAGGCTCGTATTTTACAACACGAGTGTGATCATTTGGAGGGAACTATTTATGTTGATACAATGGTACCTAGAACATTCAGAACTGTAGAAAACTTGGATTTACCTCTAGCAGATGGATGCCCCAAGCTTGGAGTCCGCTAG